TCTTGAGTTTCGCTCTCGCGAGCGGTGACtgtgaatgtgtgcgtgtgagagagTGCGCGAGCCGCGAGTTTTCCTTCGAGCGCGTGCGAGAGAGGTGAGATTGCTCTCGGTTTTCGTCCGTTCGCAGCATCCTACGCATTTGCTCATCATCTCACCGAATACCGGGGGCGAAGAAAAATgggagcgaaaagaagtaaaccaaaaaaaagcgaagaaaacgaaagaaaattcccCAAACGAAACACCCGCGCACCAGCTGTCAGCCGATGGGGAATTGTGTCCCTCTGCTGGCCCGTCCTTACCCCTTTCCCGGGGTtcatcctcttctttttcacttACCTTTTCATTCAACTAAACCGGAGTCGGGGGCGCCTCTTCCGCAAATCCTCCGGATGCAagaatgttttcattcaaacgcacaccacacacaaacgcacccAACAACTACAccccacaccacacaacacagcacactcTAGTAGCaaagagtagtagtagcaaggGTGTGGTAATGGTGCTTGAACGAAGGAAccttggatgatgatgatgacggaggTGGCGACCGGACTTCTGCTGCTTTACACACCGTTTCAAcggaacctgctgctggtggcggtgggcgcaatgaaaagcgaaaatgcATTCCTTCTCGGCGGCCACGGCTCAGGCAGATAATAGCCGGATAATAGCTTGCGCGCAGAGATTCAAAATTCGGATTCGGACCAAAAGATCACACGCACCACCCGGAAGATGGAATCTGCACCGCAGGAACGGATTTTTCCACACGGCAAAAGCGGACTGCTGCCCTTGGAGcatccaacgaacgaacgaacggacccCGACGCACGACCGAACCGCGAATACACTCCACACCGCGCCAAGGtagcaggacgacgacgaaggaagaCGGACGCGTTTTGTGCCCAGCACACCAgccgactacgacgacgatcaacgcACGCTacctgcctggctggctggctggctggctggtgagatgagatgagactCTTTTCGTGCTGGGTGAGATTTGTTCTCACTTCGCGGCACCACacgtatgcacacacacactagcacactggGAATCGTGTGCGTACACAAAACTATTGTCGGCCAGAGAGCgacggaaggaagaaaggaaaaaagaggaagaaacagGTCGTCTTTAGcacaccacggaacggaaccgagaAGACCACCAAACACTCGGCTCGGTTGCCGGATACACCCTGGCGTCGTTCGTGTCACACTCTCTGTCACATGCCACCCTCCTCCTATCAGGGGGCTGAgggcagtttggcttcgattttCGCGTTTGGCCCCGTGCGATCGACTCAGCTGCTTTGTCGCCGTTCGCGGCGATCGTGAGGTTTGGAACGGTTTCCAAGGTGGccaaccacgcacacacacacacacacacacacacacacacacacacacaagaacacaaacacaggcacgggcgcgcgcgcgtgcacgcaCAAGAATCGCGGCGGTAGTAGCAACCGAACCGTATGAATGAATAATGAGCGACAGGAGCGATGGGACGGTATGGCGGGGGGCTCGTTTACCCTGGAACGGCAAGGTGAACAGCGCGGATGGTTcaacgaccgcgacgacggttGCACTTCCGAGCACGGCAAACACAAGCGCGAACGCAGGGGCGGCTAGTTTCCGAAGTTGGTTGCTATAGGACACGCAGCAGATGCCCAGAGGAAGGATAGCGTGGGCGTGGGGGGTGGATCTATCCCTTATTTATGTTGTACCCTGGAACACGCGCCGCAACAGAACCGCACCGTACGATAGTCGAGAgaaaagtgagaaagagaggtgaAACCGAACTCATCGAGCcgaactctctctcgctctctctcactggaATTGCcgcggggagagagagagccatgAACGATGCGTTTATACGATACGATACAAAGCTACAAGTTGACTTGAAGTTCGAAAGGAGGATCGGAATGTTCCGAGATTGTAGGTAATATCAATTTATTCAATGAAATATTATAAGTCTTTTCAGTATGATCACTGTAGTAGTGTACTAATGTCCAGATTACACCACACGATCCTAGTAGCGTGCTCCTCTATGGCCACATTTAAGTAGACAATCCCTGGGGTGGTGCTGTAGTCACACTACCCGGGCCCGGGTAGTTTTCTCCTTGCAGCTCGATGTAGTTGGATTCCCTACAGCAATAGGTAGGGACATTAGAAAAGGGCGGATAGATCGCATGGGTGCAAAGATACGAACCTGTACAACACGTAATGCTGGAAAATGAACAACACATCGAATAGAACGGAGAACAACCCCAGTCCAAACTTTGCTCCATCGCCAAATATGGAGTCCCAATCGTCTGCCAATGGAAATAAAAGAAGACGGATGAGATGAGGGCGCGTAATGGTCTCACGAAGGTTGGAATGCTGATCCTACCATAGTTATACCCGTTGACTAGCATCTGAATAATGCTGAAGAACCCACCGGCAAAATCAAGCAGCACATTGCCAATGCTCCAGCCAACCGTGCTCTTTCGCCGATAGTTCAGCACGGCCTGCGGTATGTACTTGAAGAAGGTGATCGCCAGCTTGATGTAGCTAAGATTGTAGAAAAAGTCCAACCAAAGGTACGTCCCGGTAGCCACCAGTACGCTTGAGATGAGCAGGACCAGCGCAAACACGGTCATGAGGGCGCGCGCCGTGTAAGAGACTTTTTGCTGGCCACGCTCGTAGCAGAAACACTGCCCAATCAGTAACGTCGTGGCGAACACGGCGTGTAACGAGAAAGCCACATCATTGGCCAGTACCGGGATCaaaccgcgtggattgcgccgCAGATATTCAGCCTGCACGGAGCTGCTCCAGAACAGGGCACAGTTAAAGGCGCAGTACATGGCGTGACCAAGGAAGTTAAGCGTCAAATAGTCGAACGACAGCCCGACAACGCTGGCCCTGGCCCGGTTTTCCCAGATCTGGGGCCAGAAGGACCACGTCCAGGCGAGAAAGTACGCCCAGCCGATGGTGGACGAGGCGGCGATCAGTTGCCAGGATTTGGCCACGGTCACGCGCACGAACGCTTGACCTTCGTCTAGTAGCGTGGTGGTCGAGTTCGAGGGCAAAAGGTGTGCCAAGAGATCAAATATTCCGGCGCGCAAACCCAGCAAACTGACGCGCACAGAGAGATCGATGAAACGCGATGGCGGCGGGTTGAACTCGAGCGTAGCTGGATTCAATTTGATGTATTCGTTTCCTGCCGTGGCATTGGTTTGGGTGAAATTAACCGTCACTGGCCGCGCCAGTGCACCGTGAAGTCGTACGGTCACATTTTTGGTCGATCCAACGATGACCGTCACGTCCTGTGGTGCGATCTGTAATCGCAGCGTGCCATTGTTTTGGCCAAGCGATGGAcctacaaacaaacacagagaCATCCATTTATAGCTCTTTACAAACACAGAGACATCCAGGATAGCGATTAGGATAGCATatcgatcgaaaaaaaatgaatttcctCTTACCAACAAGTGTTAAACATACTAGAAGACACGTTACTGAAAGTACAGAAGAAAGCTGTTATTAATTCATATGCCTACTAGCCAGAGGCCTTCAATTTTAACGCTAACAATGGATTGAGGATCTAGACTCAGCAGTAAGTTTCACGAGACCCTTAGGCCAATTTATTAAGAATTGATCGCCTTCCACGGATATCTACGACCTCGCTCTCTACCACGCCCTCTTCGCACTGCTATCCTAAAGCTACTCAAAATGGCAACACGAATCTTCGCGCCTGAACCTGACACACATTCATGGTTCGATTACACTGTATATCATCTTCGACATTTACTGTTTTCTATACCTACGATCAGTCGCACTTTCGACGCTGTCGCGTGACGATAGCTTACAAGTTAAACGAACTTAGTGTAATCCCTAAACATAAAGCTAACGAACAGATCGTCCCCAAAACCCCACTCGAATCGAGTGGTGGAAGGAGGGTTGCATGGGTTGATGGTTGTGGCGCGGCAGACTACGGAAGACTGTCGGCACTGCCAACAGTGCTAGTGTTGGTCGTGTTGGTGCCCGAGGACTCATCCTTGAGTGTCTTCCCATCGGCACGATTTCTGTGGAATGGTCATAATATAATAAATCGAATTAATCTTTATCATTGGTGGTACTTCTTCTCCACACGCTAGGAACGAATTggaggtttttggtttgaaagATTATCAATGTGTTtatggtgtgtatgtgccctTCTCGAGTGTTATGATGCTGTATTTAGTAGTTGTATTTTTGTTGTGTAGtggctgtttgttttggttgttaCTTGTTATTCGGTGTCAGTGCTGGTTGTAATGGcatgcggttgttgttgttggtgtttgagCAATGTTTCTAGGTTAGATTCGATCGGATCAATCCGTTTGCTCGGTGTGCTGTAAGTAAGGGAAGTGTAGAAGATGTTCATTGTTCGGTAATAGACAAGAGTATTGAAAGAGACACATGTTGAGCTTGAAGACTGAACACGTCTGCTGAGTATATGTGTATCTGCGCTTCTGCATAATGCATAATCTCATACTTTGGCAAGCTGTATCCCAGTCCCCGAGTAGCTGGGAGCCATGTCGTGGAACAGCAGAACATACCTGTACAATACATAGTGTTGCACCATGAAGAGAATATCGAACAGCACGGAGAACAATCCAAGTCCAAACTTGGTAGGATCACCAAAGATGGATGCCCAATCATCTACAACAAAGAAAGGACATAGCATTAATCCGGAGGTTATCAGGTCCTATGGCTTATTATTTCATTCTTACCATAGTTGTAGCCATTCAGCAACATCTGCAGCATGCTCAGCATGCCACCGGTAAAGTCTAGCAGCACATTTTCGATACTCCACCCGACGGTACTCTTGCGCTGGAAGTTCAGCACGGCCTGCGGTATGTACTTGATCAGCGTTATCGACAGCTTGATGTAGCTCAGCACGTACAGAAAGTCGAGCCAGTGGAACGTCTCCGTGCCGACGAGAATGCCCGCGACTATAACTACGATCACAAAAATTCCCATAATGCCCCACGCGTACCGGGATACCTTTTGGTCGCCGCGCTGTAAGGAAATCCGTTGGAATTCAGTTAGCGAACAGTATCTCTATGTATCTGtaacttctctctcttctaaaAACGTACCTCATAGATGAAGCATTGGCCGAGCGTTAGCATCGTGGCGAGCGTGGCGTGTATTGAGAAGGCGACATCGTTCGGCAGCACCGGGTTCAGGCCACGCGGATTCCGATCAAAGTACTCACTCTCGATATAGACGCTCCAGAACAGGGCCAAATTGAATGCAGCATAAACCGAGTGACCGATCAGATTGAGGGCGAGGAAATCGAATGACAAACCGACGACACTTTTTCGCCGATAGTTGATGATCATCTGGGGCCAGAAGGAAATAGTCCAGGCGGCGAAGTAGATCCACCCGATGACGTCCGAGATCACGATGATGGCCTTCGAGTTGGCCACCGTTACGCGGATGAAGGCTAGTGCATCATCGATCGCTCCCTTTGGCAGTATTTCACCGATCAGATCGAACTGACCGGGAGATTGACCCAGCAGGGTAATTTCGTACGCTTCATCAATAAACCCGCCAATGGTCGGTGGGTTGATGCTTAACGTCGACGGTGACACACTGATCAGATCCGAGTGCTCGGTGGAGAAGTTAAACGATACCGACTGCGACAGTGCACCACGCACCTTCAACAGAAACTCGTTCCGCTGACCAACGATCACGGTGATATCCTGCGGATCCATCACAACCGTTGCACCGATTGTGGTCTGGGCATTGCTGACACCAGCACCGTACAGCAGCGTCGAgcagagcaccaccagcaatggcACCACACctgtcgtcttcatcgtcgttacACCAGCAATCCGTCgtatcgtcgccatcgtcctcTTCGCTAGCACGTTGAAAGCTTTCTGCA
The sequence above is a segment of the Anopheles darlingi chromosome 2, idAnoDarlMG_H_01, whole genome shotgun sequence genome. Coding sequences within it:
- the LOC125951238 gene encoding uncharacterized protein LOC125951238; amino-acid sequence: MCRLLACLQGALELQKAFNVLAKRTMATIRRIAGVTTMKTTGVVPLLVVLCSTLLYGAGVSNAQTTIGATVVMDPQDITVIVGQRNEFLLKVRGALSQSVSFNFSTEHSDLISVSPSTLSINPPTIGGFIDEAYEITLLGQSPGQFDLIGEILPKGAIDDALAFIRVTVANSKAIIVISDVIGWIYFAAWTISFWPQMIINYRRKSVVGLSFDFLALNLIGHSVYAAFNLALFWSVYIESEYFDRNPRGLNPVLPNDVAFSIHATLATMLTLGQCFIYERGDQKVSRYAWGIMGIFVIVVIVAGILVGTETFHWLDFLYVLSYIKLSITLIKYIPQAVLNFQRKSTVGWSIENVLLDFTGGMLSMLQMLLNGYNYDDWASIFGDPTKFGLGLFSVLFDILFMVQHYVLYRNRADGKTLKDESSGTNTTNTSTVGSADITCLLVCLTLVGPSLGQNNGTLRLQIAPQDVTVIVGSTKNVTVRLHGALARPVTVNFTQTNATAGNEYIKLNPATLEFNPPPSRFIDLSVRVSLLGLRAGIFDLLAHLLPSNSTTTLLDEGQAFVRVTVAKSWQLIAASSTIGWAYFLAWTWSFWPQIWENRARASVVGLSFDYLTLNFLGHAMYCAFNCALFWSSSVQAEYLRRNPRGLIPVLANDVAFSLHAVFATTLLIGQCFCYERGQQKVSYTARALMTVFALVLLISSVLVATGTYLWLDFFYNLSYIKLAITFFKYIPQAVLNYRRKSTVGWSIGNVLLDFAGGFFSIIQMLVNGYNYDDWDSIFGDGAKFGLGLFSVLFDVLFIFQHYVLYRESNYIELQGENYPGPGSVTTAPPQGLST